A stretch of the Acyrthosiphon pisum isolate AL4f chromosome A2, pea_aphid_22Mar2018_4r6ur, whole genome shotgun sequence genome encodes the following:
- the LOC100572792 gene encoding uncharacterized protein LOC100572792, whose translation MTRPPTAVLMLLSCVIPMSPWPGFTVVTGTWIGHPESPFADRMALFEHVLMNDTRWLPVLKQRIKLSVLSLPRYRMTESYNDVLKRVQLVDPNDKEDPEVLDVIKELMDKTPWSGTNVNFTAYALSTGVTCFTYNNVSFVLSLIVNRIGMLTRKMMGNNDDDGKGKNKVDENVDGNSSDSKVGESSDKPLDKVDDAMDDVRMMFAVLVDKVAAVQGELSFFATGLYDYDGAKNKDDDLILLRMLELIKQEVDIRLERNCHPTPHTEIYQYLGEYESLNNSPTPPEELAPNDETLENELIEFEKIIDCMIDVYDGLGVETMPMETWLPIIDYRIPISMNIKFYINNVLKVQSDETGSDRLKSVTNQEKKEGKKKKKKKSKKKKEKKRRYK comes from the coding sequence ATGACGCGCCCGCCAACGGCGGTGCTAATGCTGCTGTCGTGCGTCATCCCGATGTCGCCGTGGCCGGGGTTCACCGTGGTCACGGGCACGTGGATCGGCCACCCGGAATCGCCGTTTGCAGACCGGATGGCGCTGTTCGAGCACGTGCTGATGAACGACACCCGGTGGTTGCCGGTGCTCAAGCAGAGGATCAAGCTGTCCGTGCTCAGCCTGCCGCGGTACCGCATGACGGAATCCTACAACGACGTTTTGAAACGGGTTCAGCTGGTGGACCCGAACGATAAAGAGGATCCTGAGGTCTTAGATGTTATAAAGGAACTGATGGACAAGACCCCGTGGTCGGGCACCAACGTGAACTTCACCGCGTACGCACTGAGCACCGGGGTCACGTGCTTCACGTACAACAACGTGTCGTTTGTGCTGTCACTGATCGTCAACCGCATTGGAATGTTGACGCGAAAAATGATGGGAaataacgacgacgacggtaaGGGCAAGAATAAGGTCGACGAGAACGTGGACGGCAATAGCTCAGACAGTAAAGTCGGCGAGTCCTCGGACAAGCCCTTAGACAAGGTCGACGACGCGATGGACGACGTGCGCATGATGTTTGCAGTGCTCGTGGACAAGGTGGCGGCCGTGCAAGGTGAGCTGTCGTTTTTCGCCACCGGGCTGTACGATTACGACGGCGCGAAAAATAAGGACGACGACCTCATTCTGCTCAGAATGCTCGAGTTGATTAAGCAAGAGGTAGACATCAGGCTTGAACGGAACTGTCACCCCACCCCCCATACGGAGATATACCAGTACCTGGGTGAGTATGAAAGTCTGAACAACTCTCCGACTCCGCCAGAAGAGCTCGCGCCCAACGATGAAACGCTGGAAAACGAGCTGATCGAGTTCGAGAAGATCATCGACTGCATGATAGACGTTTACGACGGGCTCGGCGTCGAAACGATGCCCATGGAGACTTGGTTACCAATTATCGATTACAGAATACCGATCAGCATGAACATCAAATTCTACATAAATAACGTGCTTAAAGTTCAATCTGATGAAACAGGGTCGGACCGATTGAAAAGCGTGACCAATCAAGAAAAAAAGGAaggaaaaaagaagaaaaagaagaagtcaaaaaagaaaaaagaaaagaaaagacGATATAAATAA
- the LOC115034079 gene encoding uncharacterized protein LOC115034079, protein MSHIKLCNFILIFLCITSNNFSVLSEPSKLSELEKAVKKSLRISTTKNDVSYNIELHDSELFLYGYFVQPAPKEKKTDMYLNIFYTYMNCSFAEWLQNKLFEFIKKFPIFYQSKFQNTYNNEFNKRFVGTDLIQKLNDIDSYVRRFISILLHNFLHLADSRDNDTSLLKTMLLLQFKIHFLTLPSDTKQADDIVVRSILEIMNLIQMFMATNCAVHTYNETRFINDRYFIKSSHFFNFWITRSAETNETINNILYRISQLGLEYNNKSCNTDEMLLVNIVAETPDHLVLREISHAEVFLNSKTIKIYQLLQKIEKRECDLELIFWYQESVFDAIVKLIYSKMITALQQENSKPEEIVKSIPQFIELPTDVSDYFTSQTYYDSDKINKLIEKITYLRNSITNIILETVDATENQKVSELNEFTTYMDSKSKTFYCYISVRNFLRKEFAKYYIPFIRNVLKVDHIVFEDMPIDEIVRSDVDDKLSDSSRCQYVRDLYSLCLEATTFLKMIFNKERDLEDEYVNQVNTILNTIRKRSINVIELCTYNGCRDLLKVSYYIYVVLNPKHKHHDVINKRLNSFVQSLEAYQNVSIVENYSTFLNIDNFFKNYLEEMHLFIDNKPVISFFYKGERKYIDEIYKNISAIIMDPSHVFKLYDIYFKFILGSVFYEVWVFGTYVADNPRNYLGLEDCTNFHFRYTMFLDNEHFPANLSILVSYVDRFSTLVYDICNQEAKMTKHDHKKKPHSNPYIKVGELKENIEKQFEKFGMFITKSIEKITDTTVEKVYHFLFKKTNLIEKVFKQMTVNTCKLVKDAYNMLTKLILDTYLMEG, encoded by the exons ATGTCGCATATAAaactatgtaattttatattaatatttttgtgcatTACGTCGAACAACTTTTCAGTTTTATCAGAACCATCAAAATTATCAGAATTGGAGAAAGCCGTTAAGAAATCATTACGTATTTCTACGACCAAAAATGATGTCTCATATAATATTGAACTGCACGATTCGGAATTATTTCTTTATGGATATTTCGTTCAACCTGcacctaaagaaaaaaaaacagatatgtacttgaatatattttatacttatatgaaCTGTTCGTTTGCTGAATGGCTTCAGAATAAACTATTTGAATTCATCAAAAAATTCccaatattttatcaatcaaaatttcaaaacacttataataatgaatttaataaacgTTTTGTAGGAACGGatctaattcaaaaattaaacgaTATCGACTCTTATGTTAGACGCTTCATAAGTATTTTACTGCACAATTTTTTACATCTTGCTGATTCGAGAGATAATGATACTTcgttattaaaaacaatgttattactacaatttaaaattcacttTTTGACGCTCCCTTCAGATACCAAACAAGCAGATGATATAGTTGTTCGTTCAATTCTTGAAATAATGAATCTTATTCAAATGTTCATGGCTACGAATTGTGCTGTTCACACTTATAATGAAACACGTTTTATCAatgatagatattttattaaatcatcacATTTCTTCAACTTCTGGATAACTAGATCAGCTGAGACAAATGAAAccattaataacattttatatcgtATAAGCCAACTGggtttagaatataataacaaatcttGTAATACAGATGAAATGTTGTTAGTAAATATTGTGGCCGAGACCCCGGATCATCTTGTTTTAAGGGAGATTTCTCACGcagaagtttttttaaattctaaaacaatTAAGATTTATCAACTactacaaaaaattgaaaaacgtgAGTGTGACCTTGAACTTATATTTTGGTATCAGGAGTCGGTTTTTGAtgcaattgtaaaattaatttacagtaaGATGATAACGGCCTTGCAACAAGAAAATTCTAAGCCAGAAGAGATAGTTAAGTCAATACCACAATTCATAGAATTACCAACAGATGTCAGTGATTATTTTACGAGCCAAACATATTATGATTccgataaaattaataaattaattgaaaagaTTACTTATCTACGTAACTCCATTACCAACATAATTTTAGAAACTGTTGATGCAACTGAAAACCAAAAAGTTTCTGAATTAAATGAATTTACAACATATATGGATTCAAAGAGTAAAACGTTTTACTGTTATATTTCGGTGAGGAATTTCCTACGCAAAGAATTCGctaaatattacataccatTCATAAGAAATGTGTTAAAAGTCGACCACATTGTATTCGAAGATATGCCAATCGATGAAATTGTTCGATCCGATGTGGATGATAAACTATCGGATAGTAGCAGGTGTCAATATGTTAGAGATTTGTACAGTCTCTGTCTCGAAGCaaccacatttttaaaaatgattttcaacAAAGAAAGAGATTTGGAGGACGAATACGTCAATCAAGTAAATACTATTTTGAATACGATTAGAAAACGGTCTATTAATGTGATCGAACTTTGTACGTACAATGGCTGCAGGGACCTTTTAAAAGTATCATACTATATTTACGTTGTCTTGAATCCAAAGCACAAACATCAT GATGTAATTAATAAACGTTTAAATTCATTTGTGCAGAGCCTTGAGGCCTACCAAAACGTATCGATAGTTGAAAACTactcaacttttttaaatattgataatttttttaaaaactatctcGAAGAAATGCATTTGTTCATTGACAACAAACCCGTgatcagttttttttacaaaggtGAAAGGAAATACATTGATGAAATTTACAAGAACATAAGTGCAATCATTATGGACCCTTCGCATGTGTtcaaattgtatgatatatatttcaaatttattcttGGTTCGGTATTTTACGAAGTGTGGGTTTTCGGGACATACGTAGCAGATAATCCCCGCAATTACTTGGGGCTTGAAGATTGCACGAACTTTCATTTCAGATATACAATGTTTCTTGATAATGAACATTTTCCCGCAAATTTATCGATACTAGTATCTTATGTTGATCGATTTTCTACTTtagtatatgatatatgtaATCAAGAAGCAAAGATGACCAAACATgaccacaaaaaaaaaccacattcTAATCCGTACATAAAAGTAGgtgaattaaaagaaaatatagaaaAGCAATTCGAAAAATTTGGTATGTTCATAACAAAATCCATAGAGAAAATTACGGATACAACAGTGGAGAAGgtttaccattttttatttaaaaaaacaaatttgatagaaaaagttttcaaacaaaTGACTGTGAATACCTGCAAATTAGTCAAGGATGCTTACAATATGCTCACAAAACTCATACTCGATACATATTTAATGGAAGGTTAG
- the LOC100572887 gene encoding uncharacterized protein LOC100572887 produces the protein MTTTMMGHGGSFDISGQSLSLVLLLLLLPLRGIGGGGVLGLEEESGQIMDDLPDEHRDKLELLTTVLAMDKEWSAVRSEKLKSELADDAGLVKEFCLTLPDFGKEPIDAIDISKKIMIHCPHSGMYVDFAVKSLALSAQCLFNRHARLQLAVIISLPFEAIEQFASHLKRLVGDYQLFANLLTSIGVDLHPLIALVRYFSEVARQWVTYTERKKEEEKYKNRIKREANELEDLMDEYEGYCAVSPTIWNDQNQKYTVSLDMNNIEPMFNDPELDDPSMSTLPKNEIPKEPIVRKAHKLQWILLKEFKKLLLGKLPPEVWKLIFENNILVRQIESKQKTGILAKAGRSMKNLFKKSK, from the coding sequence ATGACGACTACGATGATGGGCCATGGCGGTAGTTTTGATATTTCTGGTCAGTCACTATCACTGGTGTTACTGCTTCTGCTGCTGCCGCTGAGGGGCATTGGCGGTGGCGGCGTGCTTGGCTTAGAAGAAGAGAGCGGTCAGATAATGGATGATCTTCCGGATGAGCATCGGGACAAGTTGGAGTTGTTAACCACTGTGCTGGCAATGGACAAGGAATGGTCGGCTGTACGGAGCGAAAAACTCAAATCGGAGTTGGCTGACGACGCCGGTCTGGTCAAAGAGTTCTGCCTTACACTTCCCGATTTTGGAAAAGAACCGATTGACGCGATCGATATAAGTAAGAAAATAATGATACACTGTCCGCACTCTGGCATGTACGTGGATTTCGCCGTCAAGTCATTGGCTCTCTCAGCTCAGTGTCTGTTCAACAGGCATGCTAGACTCCAGCTGGCCGTCATAATTTCTTTACCCTTCGAAGCGATCGAACAGTTCGCCTCTCACCTCAAACGCCTGGTGGGCGATTACCAACTGTTCGCTAACCTGCTGACCAGCATCGGCGTAGACCTACATCCCCTGATCGCATTGGTCAGGTATTTCTCCGAGGTCGCAAGGCAGTGGGTCACATACACCGAGCGTAAAAAGGAAGAGGAAAAGTACAAGAATCGCATCAAGAGAGAGGCCAATGAACTGGAAGACCTTATGGATGAGTACGAGGGTTATTGCGCCGTGTCCCCAACTATTTGGAATGatcaaaaccaaaaatatacgGTGTCACTTGACATGAATAATATAGAACCTATGTTCAATGATCCTGAACTGGATGATCCATCGATGTCCACTCTGCCGAAGAACGAAATTCCAAAAGAACCGATAGTGAGAAAAGCCCACAAGTTGCAATGGATATTGCTTAAAGAATTCAAAAAACTGCTTCTCGGGAAATTGCCACCGGAAGTTTGGAAACTGATATTCGAAAACAACATCCTCGTGAGACAGATCGAGTCAAAGCAAAAAACAGGTATACTAGCTAAAGCGGGTCGATCTATGAAAAATCTTTTTAAGAAatcaaaatga
- the LOC100572954 gene encoding uncharacterized protein LOC100572954: protein MYAAGRGAMRLLMVAAFVVAVAGVARRPRQPRSKATRVYRPNMDARKLLKHVMMLEEEWTDVLREHIKLLGEPPHMGRELAGPHVGPGPDPTKKWSEETVLYDVRAIVATVTTYYSNIRSFVEYGAKAVRRALACYTFKQVFYQSYSISMLMDKEAEENIVIETANAFKKNTVSFVDILSAVHDADLTVLLHAYWESIKLLQYDGIQRLEKLPYPKALVKSIKDLTRKAEIFMSTYCIPYSDVDVFFQRTGIRPKTPLIKDPSIETIMSIEQIAEMFRDQAQHMARTARRLGIVTMPAHQWSSLFYYRGRPWPDSTYLDVAAPTAGEAGPSEAGQS from the coding sequence aTGTACGCCGCAGGCAGAGGTGCGATGCGACTGCTGATGGTGGCCGCGTTCGTGGTGGCCGTGGCGGGCGTCGCGCGGCGGCCACGGCAGCCGCGGAGCAAGGCGACCAGGGTGTACCGGCCGAACATGGACGCGAGGAAGCTGCTCAAGCATGTGATGATGCTCGAGGAAGAGTGGACGGACGTGCTGCGTGAACACATCAAGCTGCTGGGCGAGCCACCGCACATGGGACGAGAGCTCGCCGGGCCGCATGTGGGGCCAGGGCCGGACCCGACCAAAAAATGGAGCGAGGAGACGGTCTTGTACGACGTGCGCGCAATCGTGGCCACGGTGACCACATATTACAGCAACATCCGGTCGTTCGTCGAGTACGGTGCCAAGGCCGTGCGCCGGGCGCTGGCGTGCTACACGTTCAAGCAGGTGTTCTACCAGTCGTACAGCATTTCAATGTTGATGGACAAGGAAGCCGAGGAGAACATCGTGATAGAAACGGCCAACGCGTTCAAGAAGAACACCGTCTCGTTCGTCGACATTCTGTCCGCCGTGCACGACGCCGACCTGACCGTCCTGTTGCACGCCTACTGGGAGTCGATCAAGCTGTTACAGTACGACGGCATTCAACGCTTGGAAAAACTGCCGTATCCGAAGGCGTTGGTGAAAAGCATTAAAGATTTGACCAGAAAGGCCGAAATTTTCATGTCCACATATTGTATACCGTACTCGGACGTAGACGTTTTCTTCCAGAGGACAGGCATCCGGCCGAAGACCCCGCTGATCAAGGACCCCTCAATCGAGACGATAATGTCGATAGAACAAATAGCCGAAATGTTCCGCGACCAAGCGCAGCACATGGCCCGGACCGCCCGTCGCCTGGGAATTGTCACCATGCCCGCTCACCAGTGGTCGTCGCTGTTCTACTACCGCGGGCGCCCGTGGCCGGACAGCACTTACCTGGACGTGGCCGCCCCGACCGCGGGTGAAGCCGGCCCCAGTGAAGCTGGCCAGAGTTAA